A stretch of Streptomyces vietnamensis DNA encodes these proteins:
- the greA gene encoding transcription elongation factor GreA — protein sequence MTQTSDNVTWLTQEAYTKLKDELEYLTGPARTEIAAKIAAAREEGDLRENGGYHAAKEEQGKQELRVRQLTQLLEHAKVGEAPAEEGVVAPGMVVTIAFDGDEDDTMTFLLASREYASGDIETYSPQSPLGVGVNGKKVGEDAEYELPNGKKATVKILSAKPYTG from the coding sequence GTGACCCAGACCAGCGACAACGTCACCTGGCTCACCCAGGAGGCGTACACCAAGCTCAAGGACGAGCTTGAGTACCTGACTGGTCCCGCGCGTACCGAGATCGCGGCCAAGATCGCCGCGGCGCGCGAAGAGGGGGACCTGCGCGAGAACGGCGGGTACCACGCGGCCAAGGAGGAGCAGGGCAAGCAGGAGCTCCGGGTCCGCCAGCTCACCCAGCTCCTGGAGCACGCCAAGGTCGGCGAGGCCCCGGCGGAAGAGGGCGTCGTCGCGCCCGGCATGGTCGTCACGATCGCCTTCGACGGCGACGAGGACGACACGATGACCTTCCTGCTCGCCTCCCGCGAGTACGCGAGCGGTGACATCGAGACCTACTCGCCGCAGTCGCCGCTCGGCGTCGGCGTCAACGGCAAGAAGGTCGGCGAGGACGCCGAGTACGAGCTGCCGAACGGCAAGAAGGCCACGGTGAAGATCCTCAGCGCGAAGCCGTACACCGGCTGA
- a CDS encoding DUF4307 domain-containing protein, with protein MSAVREQLPEGRYGRSADERADRKLRITGAVLGVLFLGVMGWFGWHYVVDNKISAEMIKFDVVSADEVQVHLEIRKDEGAKGVCTLRSRSEDGTEVARKDVRIDDAATRVDRVFTLRTTARATSAELIGCTAR; from the coding sequence ATGAGCGCGGTGCGAGAGCAGCTGCCCGAGGGGCGCTACGGGCGCTCCGCGGACGAGCGGGCCGACCGCAAGCTCAGGATCACCGGAGCGGTGCTCGGGGTCCTCTTCCTCGGCGTGATGGGCTGGTTCGGCTGGCACTACGTCGTCGACAACAAGATCAGCGCCGAGATGATCAAGTTCGACGTGGTGAGCGCCGACGAGGTCCAGGTCCACCTGGAGATCCGCAAGGACGAGGGCGCCAAGGGCGTCTGCACGCTGCGCTCCCGCTCCGAGGACGGCACCGAGGTCGCCCGCAAGGACGTGCGGATCGACGACGCCGCCACCCGGGTCGACCGCGTCTTCACGCTGCGTACGACCGCGCGTGCGACGAGTGCCGAGCTCATCGGGTGTACGGCGCGGTAG
- the mca gene encoding mycothiol conjugate amidase Mca, which translates to MTEQLRLMAVHAHPDDESSKGAATMAKYVSEGVDVLVVTCTGGERGSVLNPKLQGDPYIEANIHEVRRKEMDEAREILGVSQEWLGFVDSGLPEGDPLPPLPEGCFALEDVDTAAGALVRKIRSFRPQVVTTYDENGGYPHPDHIMTHKITMVAFDGAADAEKYPEAEFGPVWQPLKLYYNQGFNRPRTEALHEALLARGLESPYGDWLKRWDEFGGKARNLTTHVPCADFFETRDKALIAHRTQIDPDGGWFRVPMEIQKEVWPTEEYELSKALVPTSLPEEDLFAGIRDNA; encoded by the coding sequence TTGACTGAGCAGCTGCGACTGATGGCCGTTCACGCCCACCCCGACGACGAGTCGAGCAAGGGTGCGGCCACGATGGCCAAGTACGTGTCCGAGGGGGTGGACGTCCTGGTCGTGACGTGCACGGGCGGCGAGCGCGGCTCGGTCCTGAACCCCAAGCTTCAGGGCGACCCCTACATCGAGGCGAACATCCACGAGGTGCGCCGCAAGGAGATGGACGAGGCCCGCGAGATCCTCGGCGTCTCGCAGGAATGGCTCGGCTTCGTCGACTCGGGCCTGCCCGAGGGCGACCCGCTGCCGCCGCTTCCCGAGGGCTGCTTCGCCCTGGAGGACGTGGACACGGCGGCCGGGGCCCTGGTCCGCAAGATCCGCTCCTTCCGTCCGCAGGTCGTCACGACCTACGACGAGAACGGCGGGTACCCGCACCCCGACCACATCATGACCCACAAGATCACGATGGTGGCCTTCGACGGCGCGGCCGACGCCGAGAAGTACCCGGAGGCCGAGTTCGGCCCGGTCTGGCAGCCGCTGAAGCTGTACTACAACCAGGGCTTCAACCGCCCCCGCACCGAGGCCCTGCACGAGGCCCTCCTGGCGCGCGGCCTGGAGTCGCCGTACGGGGACTGGCTGAAGCGCTGGGACGAGTTCGGCGGCAAGGCGCGCAACCTCACCACGCACGTCCCCTGCGCGGACTTCTTCGAGACCCGCGACAAGGCCCTGATCGCCCACCGCACCCAGATCGACCCCGACGGCGGCTGGTTCCGGGTCCCGATGGAGATCCAGAAGGAGGTCTGGCCGACGGAGGAGTACGAGCTCAGCAAGGCGCTGGTCCCCACCTCCCTCCCCGAGGAAGATCTCTTCGCGGGCATCCGCGACAATGCCTGA